TAGGTTTAATCATTGCATTATTAAATTTCCATCTATCTACATATAATGAACAGGCAACTTTTGATGGTTCTAATACATCAACCTTAATATATCTATTTGTACCTTCATCTGTTATAAATGATCCCCCAAACAAGCTTTTTAAAAGGCTGATAGTTTTATTCTGCCAACTCAAGTCCCAATAACTACGCCCTGCTCTTGTACGTGTCTGAACAGAAATACAATCAGCCTCTCTAAACACAAATAGCTCAAGTTCTACGAATGTAATGCAGTCGTCGCTTCCAAGCCATATATAACTCCCTATTTGATTATCTATTTTTAGAGAATCTCTTGCTTTCTGAAAACCAAGCAATTCAATGACCTCAAAGAGTCTTTTAATTGAAGTTGAAAGTGGCAACTTATTTTCAGAACAATAACTCATTTATCTCTCACCACCCTTATATGTATTACTATATTCAAAAATAAAACTTTTTGCCCTTTATCGTTATTATAATTCTATTTATATAATCTTCTCAACCTTTGAAACATCTTCTAAATACAATAATCTAAATTCCTTATATTCTTCTTTTGTCTTTAATTCATTTTTTTGTACTATTCTATCCAGCATCAATTAGAATTTCACAACCACTCGACTATTTAGATTTAATATAAATTTTTGTCGTATCTATTAATAATTTATCAATATCAATTTGTTTCAATTTATTATAGAAATCAAGATTGTTCTCATCAAATGGATTAATCTTAAAGCATCCTGCATATCCAACTAGGGTTAGTGTGTTTATTGAATTATCATTATTTCGTCAAAATCGCTAAGATCTAGGTATCGAGATATACTTCTTAGATATTTATTTCGAGAATCAATTCTCAAGGTTATTCCACTCGGTATATACTTTGTTGGTTGCGTGAAATTTTGTATGCGGTTCACGGTATTTTTCTATATTTGCTGAGTTATTTACTAACTGTCTGATTTCGTCATGATATAGTTTTTTGAATCGTTTCTTATCAACTTTTTCATCAATATATTTCGCGCAAGCTTCATCATAAGCATTGAGTACATCTTCGTGTGCAGATGCAATCAGTGCAGCGTATACTTGGTCATCTTCGTTACCTATCGCCTGTATTACTTTATCTTGATAACGGCTTCTTGCAGATGAAATCATCTCTCGTATTTGCATTTCGACTTGACCTTTTTGCATTTCATTAGCCATTTTGGTCAAATCATTTGCGGTGCCAGCTAAAGCGTTTCCTTTTTGAGCAGCGTTATAGCTTACTGTCAGAGCTATAACGCTAACAATTACCGTAAGTGAAGTTAATATCACCATCGCCATATCCATCAAGTCACCTACTTTTTATCCTTAATCCTACTTTGAACCAAATTCACCAACTGTAAAAAAGCTGAGTTGTCCGATTCAAAGAGAAGAAATCTATCTGTTTTAGGGTCATAGCCATCCGAGTGTAAACACATAAATAGAAAATCTAATTCTTCTTGGGTCAAGTCAGCTTCTTTTATTTTTCGTTCAGCCTCTGATGTGTTTTGATTATTTAATAATTGCTTTATTTCGAGTGAAAATTTATACAATTTATTCTTATTCATAACTTCCTCCTGCGTTTCTGCATATAATTAAAAGATTTACTTAAAACCAAACAATGGCACTATATAATAAATCATTATACAGCAATCTTCCACAAAATTCCACATAAAAATCTGTTAAAATTCTATAAAACATGTCGTCATGCACCGTAGTAATTAAAAATCATCTCTTTTATCTGCCATATACTCTCGCAATCATATAGAAAACCACTGTGTTTTTCGCACGTCCTTATAACTAGGCTGTTCTTTCTCCACATTTTGTAGCATCCATCTAAATTCCATGCATAATAAACTGTTTTACCTCTTTAACAGTATAGGTTCCACCAACCTTTGAATGCAAAATCATATGGCAATTGGGACAAACCGGTATCAAATCTTTTTCTGGGTCTACCTCATACTCATCATCTATTTCGTTTAATGGTTTGATATGATGAACATGAATTTTACCTTCAAAAGCCTGACCGTAGAATTCTCCAAAATCCAAGCCACAAATTTTACATTTTATTCCGTGTATTTTAATACATTCTTCTCTTGCTTTTGAGTTGCGTTCATATGCGTTTACAACAATTTGCTTTTTACATCCTTCAACATATTTACCTGATTCAGATTCAATAACTTCTTCAGGTATTCTCACTTGCTCTTTAGAATTGATTAATGATATAACTAGATCCTGTTTTGAACTATCGATCTTTTGCTTTGATTGGGAAAATGCAGTGAAATTTTCATCTATTTCAGAGAGTTCTTTTGCACTAATTGGTTCAAATACTTTAATTGTGTTGACATTAAAATAATATGCACCCATATAGATGCCTTGTATTGGCTCTTTGAATTTTTTAACTTGTATCAAGTTTGCACTTGCTATTATTTGGTTATCAATTTGAAATAGGACTAACGTACCTTTTGATGCAGCCATCCCAGAAGTCCTAAAAAGATATTCACCATGTTTTTTATTAGCCAACTCATTTAAAAAGAACTTCTTTTGTATTTCCTGATAGGTCATATTAGGGAATTCATATTTTGCACTCATAGGTAATATCCGAATTTCCTTAAACTTTGGATTGCTCCAATTATAGAGAAACGTCATAAATATATAGTTATTAAAATCTTTGAAGAGTTTATGTTCGTTTTTAAATTCTATTAACAACTGACGTTTGTCCTCAGTACTATTTTCACTTGTTGGAAGATTTAGCTTGTGAATGAAATAATCTACATGCTCAGGAGCAAATACATTAAGATATTTTTCTGGGTAATATGTAGCTAAAATTTTGCTCTTAAACATAGGGGATAGAGAGTTTTTGGATATAGATTCTACGTCAACTATTTCCCCGGCTTTTAATAACTCATTAATTGACACTTTAATGTTATCAAAAGCACCCTCGACATTTAAAGTCTCATCCCATTTTTGAATTGTTTTATAAGCTTGTTCCACTTTGTTATAATATAATCCAAATTTCTTATCCGCTGTAGACCCACCTTTAATACTTCCGAGCTCACTTAATTTGGTTTCAAGCCAATAACAGAAAGACTCTTTGCCTTTTCCAACTACATAATCATCGAGTTCCATATTTATAATCTGATTTTTAGGAAAGAGCTGAATGAATTTTAATCTTTCTTTCTCACAAATCTTATACTTTTTTTCGTAACTCTTTAGTTCTTTATTTTTAAAATTCATTACTGCTTGTACTAAGTTATTCATAATCTTCCTCCATTGCCATAATAAAAACATTACATTTTCAAATATCTCTGGTATAACACTACAATCTTTGGGTATTTTAGCATTCATATTTCTCTAACATTTCTTTTTTCTAATCACTGTAAGCTCATTAATATGTATAAAAAAATTTCTTTCAGCTCTGCTCATTCTAACATAGACTATTTTATGTTCTTCGTTCGTATTTAAACCTAGGTTTAATAACAAGTCCTTAATATCCTTAGCACCTATGAGTATAACATCATACTCAGAACCTTTTAATATTGTCGCAAATAAACAAGTTTTAAGTTGCCTCAGCCTTTATTCATTGAGAAATTTTTCAACTCTGCTTCCAACCATACTAGCAAAAATACGCGGTGTTACATCATTAGGTTGGATTCCCATATCTGTTATACAATTTCCAGTGATTTCAACACGATTATTATAATCAAAATACCTCCTATAAGTATGCTTGTGCGTGTGATATGTCAGATAAACATCCGTTCCAATAATTTCAACATCCCAAAAGCGTTCTTTTGCAACCTCATGTACAATACGTTCAAATTCATATTGACTAATCTCCATATTCCATACCTCCTGTTCTCCTAATCTTTCCTTTATTGTCAAAACCCTAACTATCAAGTAATTTATATCATTCATACAACCGATTAACTACAAATGTATAACAAAATTATTTTTGGCTTATTAAAACAATCATAACTTATTATTACAAAAAATTCCATATGTTTTTATATAAATGTTGATTTATGAAAAATATATTAATAGTTTAAATCATATATATATTAGTCAGAAAAGCTATTGAAAAGTCATTTAATGATTTGTCATTACCATTTACAAACATTTTATACATTTTGTCTTTTTAAAAAGTAATATTAATATATGTCAATAAAGTATACTTCATTGGCATAATAAAAATTACAATTTAACCGTCCCATATAACTATTAAAAGCAATTATGAGACGTATTACAACCCGTCTTAACTCTAATAGAACATAATACTATTACACCATTTTAACAAAAAAGAACATGATTTTGACACCATGCCCTTGACCTTTACCTATTACAACTCAATTATTTTTCTTTTAATCTCATACTTCATTGTTACGTTATCTCATTGTTTTAAAAATGCACCTAATTTACTAACACCGTTTTATATAGTTTCTTCCACTGTATCATGATAATATATATTTTTTATTCTGTTTATCAATTCATTAAAACTTACATTACTAATACCAAGATTTTTCAAATCAACTTTTTCTTTTAAAATCATATCCATAAATTTAATCAAATCTTCTTGAACCTCATCATTTATTTTGACTTCAACAGAAGGTGAAATATATATCAATAATCTAAAAATATCATTCTTATGCTTAGTTACATCCTTTGAGTCTATGTACTCACCGTTTTTCTTTCTCTCAAAAAGATCCATCCACGCTTTCATTTTAAATAGCAGAATATATTCAATTGATAAAACTGATACGCCATCAATAACTGTCTTTCCTTGTACCAATAGTTCATAATATGCATCATTAAGTAAAATAGCTGATAAGCTAGTAATATTATCACTTATATGTATTGGAGTAAGCAAAGAATCAAAGTGTAGTTTCATTCTTTCTGACTTTCTACTAAATAGTTCTATCATTGCTGGGAAATCAGTACGTATGGGTTTTGAAAATCTATAGAATTGATCTTTATCTGTACTTTTCTGTTTATGTTGATATCCTCCATCCTCGATAAATTTCCAGAATGCAATACCAAAGGTTTCATCTAATGCCTCAATCAATAGAACCATATCCAAATCCTTAGTTGCTCTAAAAGAAGCACCTATATCATCCAATAAAACATCACAAGCTGTTCCGCCTATAAATACATATTGTCCTTCATAATCGCCAAAATACTCTTTAAATTTATCTAACCCTTGTACCATAATTCACCCTTCAAACTTTCTTCTATTGCTTGCTCAATTCTTTCATCAGAAGTTCCACTAAATGATGCTGCTAATGAAGCTAAATCAACCACATTATTTTTAGCAAATATCATTGGATCGTAATCCCAAATCTGTAGTTCCATTAAATTCATGTCCTTAATCTTATATATATCCTTTTCAATATAATCCATTAAGTCATATAATTTTTGTTTTGATATAGCTCTAATAGATCTTGCTGACGGATTAATCATAGAATTCATTGACAACGCCTCTAATCCAGCAATTGGAAAATCATATGCTATATTATAAGCTGACTGATCCATATAAACAACTTTATTAACTGGATTTTTTAAATATTTGTTTCCGATGTCAAAATATTTTGTATCAGCAATTCTTTTATAATTTTTGCTTTTTCCTGTTTTTCCGCCTATATCATACTTTAATATTCCTAACGAGTATAAGTCATTTAAAGCCCTCGATGCTGTCATTGCTGTTGTGTTTAATTTTTTAGCCAATTCAGTTGTGTTTAAAGTCAAATCCTTATTATATAAAAAATATAAAAATACAAGTTGGGCAGTAGAAGAAAATTTTTCAATAGATTTTGAGTTTTTATCAATCATCTTCTTTAAATCCAATCCTAAAAACGGAAGATACATTTGTCCATTTTCAACTATAAATGGAATGCGATTTTGAATTAACGCTTTTCTTCTATATGGAGAAATATTGTTATACAAGAAAACCAAATTATCATTACTAATCGCTTTAAGAGTTTTCATGTGTTTTTTTATATCATTTATTTTAGGAACATCATTAATAAACTTTATTAAAATACATTGATTCCCAAGTATATTAAGATCATAAAAATCGTATATTTCTAATAGAAATAGCGGTAACTTATTTTCGTCATTCCAAGTATTTATAGTTACATTTTCATCAATATTTTCTTTTAAATACTCATTGACTTTATATAACATAGTATCGTCTCCCAATGTAACACTTTTATTTTAAATATAACACATCAAATGTTACATTGCAAGTAATAATGTTACATTTGACTGAAAAATATAAAACTTACCTTTAGACAAATATTATAATTACCTCAGGTTTCACATTACAAAATCTCCATATAATTTAATAACAAGTCTTTATTCAATCAATGAAGACATGTTCTGAAACACTAAATCCTCCATATCACCTACATTATAGAACTCTCCAAATGCTGAATATATTTCTTTTAGGCATAATGGCTCAACAATACTACCTTCGTACTTTGAAAACGGTCCATCTGTTTCAATTAAAATTCTATTTAATGGTATCTCTTTTAAAATTCCTCTTCCTTTGTTTGTCCTAAGCATCGCTTGGTTTAAAGAAAAATAATATCCTGCCCCCACTATATCTGGAATCAGTTCCTTGGGTCCCGTATACCAATGGAAAATCGCATTTTCCACCTTATACTTTAATAAAAGAGTTAACACATCTATTTCAGCCTGTCTGCTGTGCACTGATAAAATATGCTTATTCACAGATTTACAAATCTGTTCAAAAATTTTCTTTTGTTTGACTTGACTTTTTTCTGTCTTAGCTATAGAATAATCCAAACCTACCTCACCAACAAATTTTGTTTCTTTTATGGCATTAACAAACAAATCTTTATTAAACTCATATTCATTAATCAAAATAGGATGGAAACCAACTGCTAAAAATATTTGTGGTATGATTTTCATCATTAATTTCTGTTTTTCATACAATTCTGGTAAATGGGTGACAAAAATAGCTGAAATATCTTCACTCATAATTTCTTTAATTATTTTTGTCGGTTTGTCATAAAAATCAATATGGATATGCGCATCTATCATTATTGTCACCTTATATACTTTCTAGCAAATACCTCAAATTCTGATGAAAATTTATTCAACATTTTATATGTCCTTTCATAATAATCTGTTTCATGATAATATTTACGTTTTATATCTAATTCTGAAAATATTTGGTCAGAATTAATATATTGATAAAATGTTGTATAATAATTTAATGAGGATCTATATTCATCATCATTCATATCTCCTACATATGGTATCTCATATTCATTATCAAATTCTTCTAAATCATATGCTGACATAGAAATTTTTCTTAATAAACATGGTACACAAGTACCACATGATACCTTTGTACTTACATCGTATCGTTTGTCTTGCATTGATCTGCTGCAAGAACGCGTGTTAATAATATTTTTTTTATAATCAATGCTTAATGAATTTACCATTTCACCTTTTGTTGTAAATAAAAATGGATGATTTAATTGAACCTTAATTCCTACATTATCCATTATAGTCTGATATAAATGAATGGTTTTAGGATGTGTCGTTTTAGTGGTTCCACGGGACTGAAAAGAAGGATTTAAAGTCATAATTCCGTTTTCATTAATATTAACAATGTCAATATTTTCTTTTATAGCAGTCATAATTGCTAATGAGAAAAAGAGCAATGATCTTGTTCTTTGTGTATATGTGACTTTATTTTTCTCAACTTTCGAATAAGTTCGCATTCCGGCAATACCAATTCTTTTTTTCAAGAAACTATATACACAATTTATAGCTGATGTATCTACATTACTAGTTTTATATCCACAATATAAAGTATTCCTGTTTTCAATTTCATTGTGATAAGCCCCGCAAAATGAATCTAAACCTCCTGATAATAAGGATATATTATCAGCCTGAGTATTAATAAAAGTCAGTTGCTGAGATCCAATTTCATACTCTACTGGCTCTATATTTAATTGCCACCTGTCTCCATCACCTTCTGTAACAAAATTAGCTAATCTTTCTATTAATTCAAGATTTTCTTTCCACAGACTATGATTTTTAGCATCAACATATGTATTAATCTGTATATTTCTAGGACTATCCGATACCCTTTTTATAGATATATCAGCCACATAAATCTCTAAAAATATGTTTAACAAATCTATAGCAATAGATTTATCCGTTAATATATATGACTCGTTTGGGATTAACTGATTACACCTCAGTTCAATATCACCATTTTTAGCATGAGCAATAATCATGTTTATTACTCCTTACTCTTTTAATACATCTTGTAATTTTTGTATCAATTCATTTATCTGAATATCTCCACTATTACATTTTATTATTATTTCAGAAAAGTTCTTTTTTACATAATTTTTTGAAAATTTCTCAATATTATTATTTAAAATTTCTGCTGAGGTGTCTTTAAACATGCTAATTAGGGCTTCATTTGCATCTTCTCTGATTATCATACTAATAAATTTCTCGCAAAATACATTCAAAAATTCTGCAGGGTCTTCGAATTTATTCAAAATCATACTTGTCATAGCACTTTTAAAAGCAGCTAAAATTAATACTGAATCTATTTCTCCATCTTCATCTACAATATTATCTAAGATGGATTCTATGATTTTCTGAACCTCAATGACCGTCAGTTTCTCATATTGTATATTATACTCTTGTAAAAACTTATCAATACCTATTTCTTTGGCTTTTTTAAAGCACGCAAAACCGCCTCCAGCAAGTACTGCAAAATCTTTGTCTGCAAAATACCCTTTAGTTTTTTTGGAACGTAGGGTTTCCAATGCAATTTGAGGAATTACTTCCTTGCACTCTATTGATGGATTTACGTCGATTGTATCCTTCAATAATTTTTTTATTTTATCAGAAGTCTTTCTAACTGAAGAGCCCATACAAACACCTCCAAACGTAATTTGCTCTAAATATACCATATTTTACATATTATGTCTATATAATCTATCGATTTAAAGATTATTATCCCTATTATACATACTATCACCCATATAGTGATCTTTTTGTTCATAATAGCATTGTCACATACGAAAAGTAAAAGCACTGGCTTTAATAAGAGTCATATAAGAGTCTTGTTATATCCTGTTATTTGTCTCTCCCCACTCCACGTCTAATGCTTTAAATATCGCCTCCTGTGGTGTTGAATAAAATATAATACTAAAAGCACCCATTAAATCTGCCGGCACTGTTCCCATCTCTTATGCAGATGTAATAGGAATTAATACCTTCTTTGCTCCACTATCCAGACATACTTGCAACACACTGTCTAATTCCTCTAATTTTAAAATAGTTCCATTGATGCTGATATCGCCTAAAACAGCTATACTACTTAAAGTCGGTTTATTTAATGCAGCTGACGCAATCGCAATTAATGTAGGAAGTGTTAAGTATTTAATAATCCCGATTCCATTTAAATCCTGATAATTGATTATGTAATCCTTTGTTGTGGTACTGATAGAGTTGCTGATTGAGCAGCCATTAGCTTTTAGGTAATTAAATGCCGTATTAATAGCCTCTTTTGCTTATCTATCTAAACCAAGTCCTTTGCATTTAAATTATCCATTGCCTGGCAGAACCTGTGTTTCTAAACGATAAACCCCTATCATTCCTGTTTTGCCTCTTGATACGGTATATGCATGACCAGGATTACTGATTCCTTCGCTCCAACTCAGCTTATTTCAGAGTGCATATGAAATTATGCAAGAGATGCTTAAAAGAGCTGATGCTTATAGTGAACAGCATTGGCAAGAAACGGTTTGTGAGATAGTTCGCATGATTTATCCAAAATATATATTATCCAAACGTGAGCAGTTTGTAGGTGATGATGGCCGGCATAGAAAAAAACCTGATTTTCTCCTAATCGATTCTGGTGGATTTGTAGATGTTTTGGAGATTAAAAAACCTAACAATCAGCGGTTGATGACAAAAACTGAGTACAGAAATAATTATGTAGCTGATAGAGATTTTTCAGGGGCTATTGTACAAATTGAAAAATATGTACATTGTTTAAATCATGACGGCAAATCGATAGAACAAAAATTTCAAAGAAGTCTACAATCAGAGCTTCCAACAGGAATTAAAATACGTATTGCAGGACCACAAGGTATGCTACTGATGGGAAGAAGTAAAGGTTTGTCAGAAGAACAATTATTTGATTTAGAAATTATTAAGCTACAGCATAAAAATGTAATTGATATAATGACATTTTATGATTTGATGGATAGAATTGAAAATATTATTAAACAATTAAGCCATTCTTAATTATGCCAATTATAGAATAATGCTTTTAGCTGTAAAATCTTTATATCCAAAACTTATAGAAGCTATAGAAAGCGAACCTGAGATGTTTAATGTTATATTTTCTATTGCCTTATATTGTGGATTGAGACAAGGAAAAATATTAGGTTTAACCATTGCAGATATTGATCTAAAGAATAATTATATTGATGTGAATAAACAATATGTTTCCCATTATACGAATGGTAAAGTAAATCATGAAATAGCCAAAACAAAAACTGATAACTCTATCAGAAAAGTATATATGCCTGATGCTGTTAGCGAAATCCTAGAGCTATATATAAACAAGTTAAAGATACTAAATATTAACCCAGATAAACAATTTCTTTTTATTAACCCGAAGACACAATTAATTTATGACCGTAATGCTATTTACAGAAGATTTCTAAAAATGGCCAGAGGAATAGAGTTTCATAATATTACTTTTCATGATTTAAGGCATCTGCAGGCCACTATGATGATCAATTCGGGTGTTAACATTGTAGTTGTAGCCAAAAGACTTGGAGACACAATTGAAACTGTTTCAGAAACCTATTTGCATTCAATAGAGAAAGTGGAAAAGGATTCTGTTAATCAGCTTCAGGATTTCATTGATAATAAGATTAGGACATATTAATGGGACATAATTTCAAGGCATAAATAATTATTTTGTCCCAAAAATGTCCCAACACTCTTTTGTGACATTTTTGCACCCCATATTTAAACGCTATTACAATTTGAAAAAAAAATTAAAAAGACACCAACCTATTTCAGTCAGTGCCTCTCATCAAGTGGTTAATTACATATTGCTTACTTTTTCATGGTCATGTGCTTCTTTATATTTTAAGCGAGTAGCTTTACCTCCCCGAATATGTCTTTCGGACTTGTTCTTAAGCAAAACCTTCTTTACTTCGCTCGCAGCTGGAGGGTTCAGTTTGGGAAGTCGTTCTGTAACGTCCTTATGGACTGTGCTTTTGCTGACGCCAAATCTCTTTGCCGTCTGCCTTACAGTGGATTCAGTACTTATAATATATTCCGCGATTTCCATGGCTCTGCGTTCTATGTAATCTTTCATGTTTAACCCCCTTTGGCATTATACCGTCTTATTTTAATTTTTATGCATTTCTTTGTCCTATTAGAACCTTTATACACTAATTAATATAGTCCATTGGGTTAACATTTTTTCCATCAACAATTATTTCAAAGTGAAGATGTGCTCCGTCAGCTGCCTCAATGCTTGCTGTTTTCCCTACATTTCCTATGGTCTGACCCTGTTGCACTTGTTCTCCAGTCTTAACACTTGCTGATACTAAATTGTTATATAATGTTTTAATATTGTTTCCGTGGTCTATAACAATTTCTGTTCCTGTCAGGTCAGATGTGTTTACAGATTCTACCGTTCCTGCAAATGCCGATTCAATTAGCAATGTATCTTTGGGCTTTATGTCAACGCCCTTATGTACTCTCCATTCTCCTATAGATTCATAATAAACTAAATCCTCCATTGAAAATTCCCTGTATACTTCCCCTGCCAATGGAGTTTTCATCATTTTTAAATCTATGCTTTCATTTCCCGGCTGGTCTTTTTCCTCATCATTGTCTTTTTGTGCATTTTCATAGTCCTCTATTATTTCTTCAACTTTGTCCTTGTAAGGGTCAACGTTAGCTCCTATATTTTCGCTATCTGAACTATTCCCTGCCATATTGTTTCCGTCAGGATCAGGACTTGATGTATATCTCCAAACTATTGCAGTTGCTAAGAGAACAATACAAAGAGCAATTATAAAGAAACTTGTATCCTTATGTTTCAGCCTAATAAAGAAATTTTTCATTTTCATCTTTGCATTTTTAAATCTATTTTTTTTCATTTAATCCTCCTGTTTTTATGCTTCTTTATTATCTGAGGATAGTGTGTCCCATTTTTTTTATTTAATACAAAAATGTTCTATTTTTTTTGATTGTTCATAAAATAATAGTAAAACTTATGATAAAGGGGGTTAGTTTAATGTTAAACCGTCTGATTTATGCTCTTATTATATTTATACTGCTGTTGACCATACCCAACTTGAGCCTTGCATTTCTAGAACAAAAAATGAATATGCCAAGTGCAGCAGAAATTGTAGATAATGAGCAATCAAGCACATATGAAGAGGTAACAAGCAATGATAATCAGGAAGAATTTAAAGAAGTAAATATTAAAGAACCTGAGCTGATTAAAGTATACAACTTAAAGACACAGGAGATTATGGTAATAGATTTTGAGGAGTATATTAAAGGTGTTGTTGCTTCTGAAATGCCTGCAGAATTTAATATTGAAGCGCTAAAAGCTCAAGGAGTTACGGCAAGAACGTATTTGCTGTATAGATTAAAAAAATATCCTAATGGGCATCCTGATCACCCGGGTGCACCAGTATGCACCGGCACTCATTGCCAGGTATGGACGTCTAAAGAGAATCTTATTGCATCTCACGAAGAAGGCTGGTATGAACAATATTGGGGGAAAATTGAAGAAGCCGTTGAATCTACAGAAGGAAAAATATTAACTTACGAAGGGAAAATAATTGAACCGCTTTTTCATTCAACAAGCGGAGGAAGGACTGAAAATTCTGAGGATGTATTCTCAACAGCAGTTCCATACCTAAGAAGTGTTGAAAGTCCATATGAATCCGAAGCTCCAAAACTTCATGATTCTATTAAAATATCTGTGGATGAATTCATAAACAAATTAAACTCTATATATGGAAATTTAAATCTTTCGCGCGATAACCTTAACGACAAGATTAAATTGGGAGAGATAAGCGAAGGCGGAAAAATAAAATCTATATACATAGATAATACTGAGGTCACCGGGAGGGAAATGAGATCTCTTTTTAATTTAAACTCAACAAATTTCAGCTTCATACAATCCGGCAATGAACTTGAAATAATTACAACCGGCTACGGCCATGGAGTTGGAATGAGCCAATGGGGAGCTGAAGGAATGGCCGACAAAGGCTATGATTACAGAGAAATATTAAAACACTATTTTACTGATATAGAAATAGTAAGTATGAAATAGTTGCGAGCTATAGGTTAATGTTACAGTCACATATTGTAACATTAACTTTTTATATACAATAATTTTGCAATATGTTATTATTATATTAAAAGTATGTAGAAAGGATTGTTATAATGATATTTATAAATGAACAAGCTTATAAAGAGTTTAAAGCTCTTTTAGATGATGCAAATGTTGAATCCTATAATATAAGGATAGGACTGGATAGAGTAGGATGCAGCGGGCCTATTTTTAACGTATATGTAGATGAAGCCACTGATAATGATGATGTTGAAAAAATACACGAAGTTTCATTTATTGTTGAAAAATCTCTCAATGAAGAATACGGTGGTTTTATAATAGTTTCAAGTGAAGAAAATGGTGGAAATGGCGTCGGTCTTAAACCTGTAGTACAGCCTTCATCTGGAGGATGCGGAGGATGCTGTGGAGAATGCCACTAAAAAAACGGCCTAAGCCGTTTTTTTATGTTAAATTATTCTTATTCTGCTACATATGGTAACAATGCAATAGTTCTTGCTCTTTTTATTGCTCTTGTAACCATT
Above is a window of Sedimentibacter sp. MB35-C1 DNA encoding:
- the spoIID gene encoding stage II sporulation protein D, which translates into the protein MLNRLIYALIIFILLLTIPNLSLAFLEQKMNMPSAAEIVDNEQSSTYEEVTSNDNQEEFKEVNIKEPELIKVYNLKTQEIMVIDFEEYIKGVVASEMPAEFNIEALKAQGVTARTYLLYRLKKYPNGHPDHPGAPVCTGTHCQVWTSKENLIASHEEGWYEQYWGKIEEAVESTEGKILTYEGKIIEPLFHSTSGGRTENSEDVFSTAVPYLRSVESPYESEAPKLHDSIKISVDEFINKLNSIYGNLNLSRDNLNDKIKLGEISEGGKIKSIYIDNTEVTGREMRSLFNLNSTNFSFIQSGNELEIITTGYGHGVGMSQWGAEGMADKGYDYREILKHYFTDIEIVSMK
- a CDS encoding HesB-like protein → MIFINEQAYKEFKALLDDANVESYNIRIGLDRVGCSGPIFNVYVDEATDNDDVEKIHEVSFIVEKSLNEEYGGFIIVSSEENGGNGVGLKPVVQPSSGGCGGCCGECH